The genome window GCAAGGAATAGAATGCCTGATAGATACAGATAAAAGTATTATGATTTAGATTGTTTCCTTTTTGCTTTGTTCAAATTAGACTTTATGTTGGAATTATTATAATGGTTGTGCCTCCTCACCATGGTGCATTTGTTTCTCTGTTGATGACACTGGGGGAACCCAGTATGGCCCTTACTATTCAACTGAAAAGGCATGTTGGGGGACAGCTCCATTGGTGGCTACAGCCCTACAGTATTTTGCCCAGAAAAATATTTTTTGCATGACTGTGACCAGTGATTGCCTGCAGGCTGTTTCACCATGTAGAACATCACAGCAGATCCAATCCTGTCCTAAGATGATGCAATTCCCAGCAGAGAATGACAAGCTGGAGTGGCAACCCTAGCTAATTTTTCCCCTCATTTGGCCAATTTAAGCATTGTCTGCTGCCTGCCCTGCAAAGATCAGTTAAGTCAGAATGGATTGAGGATCAAATCTGGGATCTGACTGGCTCTGAACAGCAGTGAGTGGTGCATCTACCCTGAGCTGTCAGAAAGCTGTAACTTCTGATGACTGAGAGTCCCAGGACATCAAGAAATGGACAGTTTTCAATTTGTTGGTTACTGGCAAGACTGTGGAACCTGAAAAGCTCCATTAACATTTGATTATATGTAACTTCCTTTATTTCAGAGTTGAAAAATTCTTTAAGTGCAAATATATTAATGACCCGGATTTTTCTCCCAGTGGCAAAGGAATGGCTTTCACCGTCACCTCATGTGCAACTGCCGACAGACTCTTTGCTGGCTCGTCGGTGGAGATTTCTACGAATTCAGCTTCTGTTTCAGTGCAGCGCTGTCCAGAGAGGATCTGTGGTGTCTGTGAACAACATCGAGACTTTTCAACCAATCAGTTTGAAATATCCTCACTGAGCCACTCagtccaaaccaggaagtaaaaaaaaacccaggaaatataaattacattAAAATCATGCACAGACAGCAAAATTAATATTGGGAAATGCAGGTGGGATTCAGGGAGAAAgataaaagagaaaaaagaaaagtcaaaagaatgtattttttaaaagaaaatctgcaacattaattttcttctgagaGAATGAGaatttttcagggccagaaagttgttcagcagtaattatcacaTTATGCCATTAAAAACTCACTTACTCATAAACATACCAGCCATAACCTTTTCAGCTGTTTTTAGTGTTAAACTAGTGGGCAATTACCCCGAATTCACACCATCACAATAATTTCAGGGCCAAGTTTACCTTTTATGTTAATACTTAACAGGTACTATCagcaattaaaaaaaaagtgttcCCCTTCGTAAAGGGGCACCACTAATAAACCAAATTAATCAAAAATTAAAAGGAAACTTAATACATCAGATCAATATTCGGTTACGGGTGTTGATAAAGCACTCCTGTCCCATCTCATCCCACACCTGGTGCCCACTGGTTGTTGACAGCCTCAAGCACACCGGCGGACACTGTGTGCTCCATCTCCAGGCACACCTGGTTGTGGACCTAACTGCAGGAgagaggggttaaatggcctccctTGATTGCATACTGCCTGGATCTGTTAAtgaccaccttggccaggccctggAGTAGTCCCACCATGAGGTTTTCCGATCGTACCATTCCCCTCCTCACCAGATGGCCAAAGATCAAGAGCGTGGGACTGAAGCCCAGCCAGAAATTCAGCAGCAGCCCTTTCAAATAGTGAAACATGAGCTGCAACCTCTCATACTCTAGGCAGGCGGGAACATGGAACCCTCCAGAAATTGCAGGCGGCCTGGGTGTACGTGAATCTACTTAAAGTATTtgttgcatgggactgccctgtgcaacaccctccatgcCAAATTCCCAATGAAAAGAAGGGAGGACTCCTACATAGAGAGCCCTCCACTGGGGACCCCTGCCTCCTCCAGACAGCAAAATGGTGTGCCACCAATGACGGGCTATTAGCAAGGACCTTGGGGAATCTCTGATAGCAACTTCTAGATTTCCACGCTTAACTGTGTGTGCGCACAGACACCAGAGGTTGCTCTCAGATTTACCCCTATAACGGTGAGCAGTGATAGCCTCACCATCCACTGTtattaaaatccaggccaatacatAATGTTATTTTTCTAGGTAAAGTAGGATCTGCAATTGTGGAAACATTTTTAAAGGTCGTTAAGAATTAactttcagcaagacaaaaatggATAAAGGTGCCTGCTTTTAATCAAGTGAAAAACTTCCTCAAAAAATGCCATCTCCTGGCAATCTTTGACAAACACTATCCAAACCCGGTCTACCTTGTGAAGTGTTGGTGGAAAAACTTAAAGATATCGACTTATCAAGTGCCAACTGTTTTGGACTGAAAGTCACTCATTTTTGGATTTCAAAAGAAAACACATTTTGATGTGTCTCACTGGTTTGGGGCACATATCTCACTCTTAAGTAGCATTGCTTTCACTTTTGACAGCTCTGCCAAGTTTGAATTTTTTTTATTGAAAACATCTAGCCTGCTTATACACTTTGGAAACTTAGCATAGCACTATATGGACCATTCCAAGCATCCTATAAAAAATCAAATTCACTCTATCCTCTGAGTAAGCTGGTAGGTTTGATGAagactgggtgggggagggggaaaaggccATTGAAAAAAAAGCGCAAAGGGCCTTTGAGCGCGCGAAGCCTCAAGACGTCAGTGCTGTCTCGCTCTCCGGAAGTTACCGTATCAGTCCGCAAAGCCTGTGTGGATATGACAAAAGGTTGGAGTGGGAAAAGGCTTACGAAAGCAAGGATAATCTGGAGGAAAAATGATGTGTATTGATTCTAGCCTTTCTTAAAAGAATATAATCTGGTCTGTTGGGGAAGGGATTCGTAGAAAGACTGGAACTCTTTTGTTGGCAGTGTAGACATCCGCGGTGGCCGGCCCTACTTGCTGCCGTTGGCCTTCCTAGAATGAGGCGAGGGATCTGGCCGCCATTTTATTTTGCTCTGGGAAAGGAGCAGACGGTGGTTCTTAGTGAGATTGAGACTTTTTCGCCTTGTTCAGTCATTATCCAACGCGttttatttttttatatataaaagTTGTGTTTTATAAAAATCGTGTGCGTTTTTAAAGTTGCGCATACCTTTGTGTCTACTAGTTTTTTTTCAATCCGTCTTTTTTTAAGTCACGCCAACCGTCGGGCTGGAGGGGAACGGGATGCAGAACCATAGCGGCGTGATTCGGGGCCCAGCGGGCAACAACGACTGTCGAATATATGTCGGCAATCTACCTCCAGACATCCGGACCAAGGACATCGAGGATGTCTTCTACAAGTACGGCAGTATCAGGGACATCGACCTGAAGAACCGCCGCGGCGGCCCACCCTTTGCCTTCGTCGAGTTCGAAGACCCAAGGTACAGACAAACATGGCACTACCCCCACCCCACGgccttccccatccccccccccctagcctctccccatcccccccccctagcctctccccatccccccccccagcctctcccccaccaccccactcccttcctcccctcaccaccccactcccctccaccccctTTCTAAGCCCCTATCCCTCCCTCAGCTCGTTCCGTCCTGTGTCTCAGCCACTTTTAGCGCCCATTTTTTGGTGCATGGGGTCCAGTGTAATGCCACCGCATGGAGATGATTGTATTTGGTGcaattttttttttgggggggtggaggAATTGCTTTTGGTACAATTTTTAAATTTGTTGGGAGAATCGCTTTTTGGtacaacttttttttaattttttggGGGGGGAATTGCTTTTGGTGCAACTTTTAaatttggggggggggagaagagaattTGGCGCAACTTTTAATTTTGTTGGGAGAATTGCATTTGGTACAACTTTTAATTTTTTGGGGGAGGATTGCGTTTGGTGCAACTTTTAATTTGGGAGAATAGTAGGAATTTTGTTTCCTTTAAAGGAAAGATGCGCTGTCTGCTCAGTTTGAGTTACACGCTTATTGATTTAGGAGAGAAATTGACCTAATAGTTGTGGAACGTCAATGATAGACATTGCGTTTTTGATATAGGTTTAGAGATTTTTTAACTGCGGCTACTTCGATGCACGAATTTAAATCAAATGTAACGCGTTTAATACGCTGTGTACGGACTCGTTTTGAGGTTTTCGTTTTGAATTTAACAAGCTGATCGTGTGCGTTTAATTGAAGGCATCTATATCTGATCGCCATTTTGCTGCAGAAGGAAAGGACGCCACGCAAGCCCTTTGTTTGGCGGGTTTTTGCTGCAGACCCCTGTAAGCAGGAGAGGAGAGCATCGCGTGGTTTTGGGGAAAACTCAATTAATTGAATTCAGGGGCGGACAGGTTCACTTTGGTATGTTGTATTTCGGTCTGTACACGCTGTGATGCTGGACTTAACCAGAACGCGCGTTGTACAACACATGGCGGCCCTAATATACTATGTCGATTTCAGTACGCGTACAAAGGTCGTATTAATAGCGGACCTTGGGTTAGGAGGTTAACATTTTCGATATGTTAATTATTGCACGCCCCCAATTTAAAATAGTTCGATTCTTATACTATCCGTTGCCTGCTTGCAACTccatatggattttttttttacattcttgtgCTTTCAGAGATGCCGAGGATGCTGTGTACGGTCGAGATGGTTACGATTATGATGGTTACCGTCTGCGTGTTGAATTTCCACGAAGTGGGCGAGGGACAGgacgagggggtggtggtggtggaggcggTGGACAGACACCCAGAGGAAGATACGGGCCCCCCTCTAGGCGCTCGGAATATAGAGTGGTAGTTTCAGGTGAGGCAATAAGTGCAGTGGTGATTTTTTTACTTGATTTTTGAATAACGTTTGAACGGTTTATTAATGAAATTACCTTTTCAGGGCTTCCTCCAAGTGGCAGTTGGCAGGATTTGAAAGATCACATGCGGGAAGCAGGTGATGTATGTTACGCTGATGTTTTCCGTGATGGAACTGGTGTCGTGGAGTTTGTTCGCAAAGAAGATATGAGCTATGCAGTGCGAAAACTGGATAACACAAAATTCCGATCACACGAGGTATGTTACCTAATTCTGAAAGCATTAGAGCTGATGACTAAGAGCCATTACTTAACTATTCATTTGGAGCTTCAGGTAAGGCAAAGTGCTCAAGAAATTGAAAGGAATGGCTCAAGCAAATTGGTTTCTGGTTATGGCTAGTACCTTAAGACACTAATGGGTGGGTAATATTCCATTTTTAATTCACTGGGTGAATATACTGTACTAAAACCATATTTTCTACTTTAATTATAATCCAAAAATCATGTGCCGTATATTGAAAGAGAAACTATTTTGGTTGAAAGTTCGCCATTGAATGACCTAATGAGGTAGTCTTTCAGCAGAAAAGAAACTAACGTATTGTTAGCCATATTCAGTAGCTTTCCTGAATAACGTTTGAAAGTAGTGAACATTTCTCTTCACGTATTCAATAGGGAGAAACAGCATATATCCGTGTGAAAGTTGATGGTCCAAGAAGTCCAAGCTATGGAAGATCTCGTTCACGTAGCCGCAGTCGAACCAGAAGCCGTAGCCGAAGTCGCAGCAGAAGCCGTAGTTACTCTCCCAGACGAAGCAGAGGATCTCCCCGCTACTCGCCCCGTCATAGCAGATCACGCTCGCGTAGCTAGATCGTAAATCCATTGATGGAATTCCTTGTAGTACACCACCACTTTTTTTTTTCCCTAAATAGAACGGATTCTTTATTTTTAAAGCCACGTTAACTTGTTTTATTCAAGTTTAGTACGCAATTTAAATTGATATCCATATAAAGAGGGTTGCTTCTCTTCATTGTTAACATTCCCTCATGTCATTGCTAAGGTCTGACAGTTGTATAGACAGAGTAGGTTTGGAGTCTGGGAAGCTTTCAAAATGGTGTCAACATAACTTGGATTAACAGTAAACTGTTGCAGTAATTTGTTAATGTTTATAGTTGATTTAATTTCAATTGAATAAATCTAATGTGAGAATTGTAGGAGGCTATGTAGATAGGACTGTTGTGAAACATTTTTGTGAAAACCTTGTGTTGTACCTTATCTTACCTTTTCATGTATCTTCCTATAGACATATCTCAACTGAGGATGGATTAAGCATTCTTTGGATTAAAGGATTGTGGAGCTCATTTCAGTCATATTAGGAATGTCAAATCGTGTctaattggaggaggaggaggaatctgATCATTTATGGAGGCAATGGTATGACTCCAAGTGCTATTGTCACAATTAAACTTGGCAGTATTGAAGTTGTGCTTCTCTTGTACAAATGGTTGTATAATCCATGAGCTGTGGTGTTACTGTGCCGCGTTGCGAAGTTCTGTGCGGCATCAATACTGCTGAGCTTGCATGTTCTGTGTGACTAGTCTGGCATTGGTTTTCACCATTTTGAACAGAAGTCCTATtgattaaaactttaaaaaaaaagtaaagaatAAAAAGTAAAATGGCTGTCTTTCAGCACAGTTTGGTTACCTGGATCAAAAATTCATCAGTCTAGTTTGTAATGCAGTTAAGTGGTGAATTACATGTACAGTACAACTCAATTACTAGATTTCATATGGTAACTAGAAATGAAGGTGTCAATGAAAGTAAATACTGCACCAGTAAATTTGTGCTAACTGAAGTGCGTGTGTAGTAATACTATCAGGGCTCGAATTGATATCCACTAGTCCAACATCTTGTTCCTTTCATATACATCCTAAACAAACTAAGCAGTATCTATGGACATACTTTAATGTAGTTAAGTATGCTGAATGTATGGCTTCTATCATGTGTGCCCATTAGTGGACTACTATGATGTTGGGTTAGTGAATACTTAACTACAGTAGTAAGTTGTCTTTTTTTAATGGTATTGTGGAATAAAGTTTAATATGTAACAATGTTCACATTGACTGTGGGGGTGTGGATGCAAGTTGTGCTGTTCATCTGTCAAAACATCTGTAAATATTAGCCAGATGACAGCTATAACTGTCCCACCCCATATAAAATTTGTTGTTTGTTATATCTAACGTTTGCCTCCTTTTTTGGTTTTGCTGGTTATTAAAGGTTTGGATTGGAGAGGGCTCATTGGATCCCAATCCTTGGAGCTGGATCTATGGATTCAATTCATTGTGAGGATAGGATAGGGAGGATCATAACATGGATACATGGAGCGGGATCATATTACCAGGAGCTGTAGGAGTGGATTCCTGCCCCAATCAAACCGTGTATTTGTGGATTTTTTTGTTTCTCCtttgtgatttttttcccccccataCCTGCAATTGGTTATTCCAAAAAAAAATCATCCCTTTTATTTTTGTCATTTGAAGTCCAATGGATGCCCCGTGGGATtggcttttttttttgccttttttcgTAAACGGAGTGAAGCCAGGACCAGGAGAGGTACGCTGGAGCAATCTCCTTGGATGGATTCGGCATTCAGGATTTGGTAACAATTTAAGGAGGGTGATATCTTAACTTTTTGTAACTATTATGGgatattttgttttttaaaaaaaagtctgaatTGGCTGTGCATACTAAAATTAAGGGAATAGATAAAATTGATTAATTTTTGGCCCAAAAGGATGACTttattcatagcttaaatgtttaaCCTCCATTTTGACAATAAATTCTTTTTTAATTGTATGTTTGAGTTTGTGATTTTGTGAACAGGTGTTTGGCTTCCTTTTTGTGTAATTTGTCAGGAGTCTAAGCAATTCTAAAACTGTTCACAACAAAATGCTGAATGATATGCATTTTATATATTCCCATTCATTTACAAGTTGCATCGCCACCTTGCTTATGCAAATTCTATATCCTTTTTTGTTGGTTAATGAGCCAGGGTTCCCCATGTGTAATAATGTATTGGTCTTACATTTTGTCATGCTGGTCTCTGCCAGTAGTTTCCCTGACTCTTCAGTTAGGGACAAAGTTGAAATGGAACAACTAACGGAACAATCAAGGTAAATCCACATTAGCATTGTATAATTCCACAACTAAATTGTTAgcccttttattaaaaaaaaaatcaaatgcttTATCTCGGTATACTAGAATTTGATCGAATTTCCCATGATATAAGAACTTCCCACTTTGTCTTTCAATAACAGATCTGTTGCCAGATGGATGCTGCTTTCTAAAACTAAAACAGGGATGATAGTTTTAGGATTTATTTGGGTTGGTTTTCATTTTTCACTCCAGGAAATGGGGTTTATCCATTTAAAAAAACAAAGGAAAAGTAGAACATGATGTTGCCACTAGTTGCTCCTGAAGCGCACACTTTGAGTAGTGTAGAGACATCTTGTGGTGAGCATCATTTGATATATTTTGTATGTGCAATAGTGCAGACATTTCTATTTTTTCCAACACTCCGTGAGACATTAAATAGCACGTACCTGATGAGTGTAATGACTAAACACAGTGAGACGAAGAATGTTGTGAATTTTAATAAAGGATCAACAAAGCCTTTGCTGTTTTTTTCACATTTCATTGTAGTGGAGTATTTTCTATCCTGTTACCTTGATCTACACATTTCCCATGTCAAATATTGCAAAATGCACATTCTTTCCTTATTAGAGATGACCATCACCACTTCTGCTCTGCACCTTGGTCTTTCATTGCTGTTTGAAACAAAAATAAGTTTGCACATTGAAACATGGCATCTGTGACTTAATTTGCATAGCAGATTTGGGTAGCCTGAATATTCTGGTAAGTGAATAGAATACattaatttgtaaaaaaaaaataataaaaataaattgcCTTGTGTCATAACCATCCGTGATGATGCATAAAGCCATGAGGCTCTAATCAGCAGTGCTCTGCATAAACTATGCTCTGCCTAGCTGGTTGCTAGTATTCAAATAGGTGCCAGATTAATGTCAAGTGATACAGCTGGACTACACCACTAGGTTAAAGCAACAGGAATGTTGCTTGAATGTTTGGTTTAGTTTCTAGTAGATGGTTGGGGTCTAAAATTCACATCCTGAAAGTTTGATTTCTCATTTCACCCCCCAACCCTCCTTCATGATTACACATCCTCTAGTTCTGAAGTACATAGCTTAGACTTGAGCTTTCAGGGCTGTTCCGTAATTGTAGTGGAAAGATTTGATGCATGACATCAATAATCTGCAGTTAGCTTTCCATCGACAAGAAAATGATCTTTGCTTAAAGACTAGTTCGTGAATTCGGAATCTGCTTTTGGCAGTGCTGTAAAATAACAATGTCTGGTTCACTACAAGTGGACACATTACTAACCTGTTCATATCAATTAATTCAGCTGATGAATTCTGTGTTTCTGGTTTTCTGTACGTTGGTCGTTTAGGTATAAGCAGGAATAATACAAGTCTACCGTTTGTACTCTTGCACAACTAGTGACCTAGAGAAAGCTGTATAAGCTGCAAGCGCTCACAGTGGTCATGTTTTAATTGATGGTATATTAGCAATTTTTGTCAACTGTTGAGTTCATATTCCTCCAGTTTTTTGGGTGACCAGAACGTGTATTCTAGGTGCAATACAAGGTCATAATGATAAAACTAGATTCTTAAAAATTCCCTCTAAAATATGGAGTTTTTGGGGTGCACATAACTCATTGGCAGACTTTcagcactgcagtattttgcttttactatctaTGGAATAACATCTTTTGAGTACATTAGTGGACATGGGGAGTGAATTGTAGTTTGATCAACCTTCCCCTCCTAGAGGGAAATCCCATACAGTAAATGATTGAGAAATGGAGGATCTCATTACAATTTACATCACTAATATAGACAAGGTATTGTAATGGATTCCTCAAATTTGTTGTGATCATCTGTATATTGGCAACCTAATTGCTTCAATTGATCCCCAGCACATTCCATCCACTTAATACCTGACCACTGTGATTCCTTATTAAGTGGTAGTGTGGTTATGTGAAGTATTCCACAGTGTG of Heterodontus francisci isolate sHetFra1 chromosome 30, sHetFra1.hap1, whole genome shotgun sequence contains these proteins:
- the srsf1b gene encoding serine/arginine-rich splicing factor 1B yields the protein MQNHSGVIRGPAGNNDCRIYVGNLPPDIRTKDIEDVFYKYGSIRDIDLKNRRGGPPFAFVEFEDPRDAEDAVYGRDGYDYDGYRLRVEFPRSGRGTGRGGGGGGGGGQTPRGRYGPPSRRSEYRVVVSGLPPSGSWQDLKDHMREAGDVCYADVFRDGTGVVEFVRKEDMSYAVRKLDNTKFRSHEGETAYIRVKVDGPRSPSYGRSRSRSRSRTRSRSRSRSRSRSYSPRRSRGSPRYSPRHSRSRSRS